The genomic interval TATCTTGATATCAAGATACTTTACCACCAACTGACCTTTAAGCGTTACTTAGCAGGCAAAAACGCGGCAATACACTCCACATGGGCAGTCATGGGAAAAGCATCAAAACCTCGTAATTTGCGAAGGCTCCAACCAGACTCCGCTAACAACTGCGTATCGCGACCCAGCGAACTAGGGTCGCAAGATACATAAATTATTGCAGATTTGGCGAGTCGAGCGATTTTAGAAATCACCTCTGCGCCAGCACCGGCCCGCGGTGGATCCAACACAACAACATCGAAGGTCTTGTCACAATTGACAGTAAGCCATTTCTTGACATCGGAGGTCACCAACTCAAGTTGCGGCAAGTCGCTGCACGAGCGTCTTGCGTCTCGCACTGCATCTATTGCTGATTCGACGGCTACCACTAAACCGGTTTCACCAACATCTTGTGCAAGAGAAGCAGCAAAGAGACTCGCACCTGAATAGAGATCTAAAATTGCTTGGCCGGGCTTAAGGTCAGCTAGTTCACGAACAGCCTTAACAAAAGTTTCTGGAGCTCGAACGTGAACTTGCCAAAAGGAACTTGCGTGCAAGCGCCAGCTCCGTTCACCTACTTTTTCATCCAACCAGGGGCCACCTCTTGCATCGACAACAAGATTTTGACCGGTTGAACTTTGCACTGTTTGAATCTCCGGTTGGCCCAAATGGAGGGCGCGTTGTGCCAGTGCGACCGATCCAGGTAAAGCAATTAGGCAGTCATCAATTTCAAGCACATTGTGTGATCTGGACATGCGCATTCCGACGCCAAAGTTCCCCAAGGCAGCGTATCGATTACGAGTCCGCCAGTGAAGACCGGTACTGTCCCCTGGCATCGGTTCGACCTGAAATTCTTCCAACGGTTTACCGTTTACCTGCACCACTTTCCCAAGATGTCCAAGTTGCTCGCGGACTACTTCACTTTTGAGTTCGCGCTGTCTTTCCAGACTCACATGCTGCCAGTCGCAACCGCCGCAATTGCTTGCGTACTTGCATGGGGCTTGGACTCGATCCGCACTGGGACGCAAAATTTCGATGGCATCTGCGCGCAAAAACTTTGAAGTGATATCAGTGATTTGCGCAACTACTAATTCGCCAGGCAAAGTATGCCTGACAAAAACCACTTTTCCCTCGTGGCGCGCGATGCAAAATCCGCCATTGGCCACACGCAAAATTTCCAACTCAACTTGATCGCCTACAAGAGCGACTGACTCGGTCATGTCAGACTACGAATTGCTTGCGCTGTCGTCCGACCAGCTGTCTGCGTACTTTTCCGCGGGTTCGCCCTTGCGGGCCGAACCAGGGCCGAGATGAAGTGCATCGGGATCGATTCGTTCGCTAGACAAAAGCTGCCATGGTACAGAAACCACCATCACTCCGGGCGAAAATAGCAACCTGCCTTTGAGTCGTAACGCACTTTGATTGTGTAGCAACTGTTCCCACCAATGTCCGACAACATACTCAGGGATGTAGACAGTAACTAAATCACCGGGACTCTTTCGGTTGAGTGACTTCACGTAATCCAGAATTGGGCGAGTTACTTCACGGTAAGGCGAATTCAGCACGGTAAGGATCACAGGAATCTCTCGGCGGGACCACTCGGCAATTAACTGATCTGTTTCCTCTTGGTCCACAGCCACAGTTACGGCCTCTAGAACTGTTGGTCGTGTCGCTCTTGCATACGAGAGTGCACGCAGAGTGGGTTTATGAATTTTGGATACCAGGACCAA from Actinomycetota bacterium carries:
- a CDS encoding class I SAM-dependent RNA methyltransferase, with translation MTESVALVGDQVELEILRVANGGFCIARHEGKVVFVRHTLPGELVVAQITDITSKFLRADAIEILRPSADRVQAPCKYASNCGGCDWQHVSLERQRELKSEVVREQLGHLGKVVQVNGKPLEEFQVEPMPGDSTGLHWRTRNRYAALGNFGVGMRMSRSHNVLEIDDCLIALPGSVALAQRALHLGQPEIQTVQSSTGQNLVVDARGGPWLDEKVGERSWRLHASSFWQVHVRAPETFVKAVRELADLKPGQAILDLYSGASLFAASLAQDVGETGLVVAVESAIDAVRDARRSCSDLPQLELVTSDVKKWLTVNCDKTFDVVVLDPPRAGAGAEVISKIARLAKSAIIYVSCDPSSLGRDTQLLAESGWSLRKLRGFDAFPMTAHVECIAAFLPAK